The proteins below come from a single Streptomyces tubercidicus genomic window:
- a CDS encoding TetR/AcrR family transcriptional regulator yields the protein MARNPERRAALVDAAIEVLAREGARGLTFRAVDTAAGVPAGTASNYFTSRDDLLAQVTAQIHQRIAPDPDDVAAVMAAPPSRELVTELLRWVNRRVAENRTGYLAMLELRLEATRRPELRAELTRVMREVRDEDLRFHLDSGLPGDRTAVTLMYLAMTGLMLEQLTLPGVVPDEEAEGLISTLVERAIGPEGEK from the coding sequence ATGGCGCGTAACCCTGAGCGGCGGGCCGCGCTGGTGGATGCCGCGATCGAGGTGCTGGCGCGGGAGGGGGCGCGCGGGCTGACGTTCCGGGCCGTCGATACGGCCGCGGGTGTGCCCGCCGGCACCGCCTCCAACTACTTCACCAGCCGGGACGATCTGCTGGCCCAGGTCACCGCGCAGATCCACCAGCGCATTGCGCCGGATCCGGACGACGTCGCAGCGGTCATGGCCGCCCCGCCGAGCCGGGAGCTGGTCACCGAGCTGTTGAGGTGGGTCAATCGCCGGGTGGCCGAAAACCGCACCGGCTATCTGGCGATGCTGGAGCTGCGCCTGGAGGCGACCCGGCGGCCCGAGCTGCGGGCGGAGCTGACCCGGGTCATGCGGGAGGTGCGCGACGAGGACCTCCGCTTCCACCTGGACAGCGGGCTGCCGGGCGACCGTACTGCCGTGACCTTGATGTACCTCGCCATGACGGGGCTGATGCTGGAGCAGCTGACGCTGCCCGGGGTGGTGCCGGACGAGGAGGCCGAGGGGCTGATCTCGACGCTCGTCGAGCGGGCGATCGGGCCGGAGGGCGAGAAGTAG
- a CDS encoding VOC family protein → MRFAKLGTALLTDDVAASTRFYADHFGFRPLAELGWYASLQHPQHPEYTLDFVQRGHEAMPAGFRAQETGGVLLGFLVTDAAAEEATLRAKGIPIAEPLRDEPWGQRRFNIWAPEGTLIEVLQNIDPDPEWMAAQGL, encoded by the coding sequence ATGCGCTTCGCCAAACTGGGCACCGCCCTGCTCACCGACGACGTCGCCGCCAGCACCCGCTTCTACGCCGACCACTTCGGCTTCCGCCCGCTGGCGGAACTGGGCTGGTACGCCAGCCTCCAGCACCCCCAACACCCCGAATACACCCTCGACTTCGTCCAGCGCGGCCACGAGGCCATGCCCGCCGGCTTCCGCGCCCAGGAAACCGGCGGCGTACTCCTCGGCTTCCTCGTGACCGACGCCGCAGCCGAGGAGGCAACCCTGCGCGCCAAGGGCATCCCCATCGCCGAACCCTTGCGCGACGAGCCCTGGGGACAGCGCCGCTTCAACATCTGGGCCCCCGAAGGCACCCTGATCGAGGTACTGCAAAACATCGACCCCGACCCGGAATGGATGGCCGCCCAGGGCTTGTGA
- a CDS encoding VOC family protein has product MDWKLELVPVPVTDVERAKRFYSEQMGFAVDHDMCVGDEARIVQLTPPGSGCSIVIGTGGGVVEVQPGSLQGLQLVVSDVAAARAQLVERGVAAGPVQHVEDGAMADGPGGAWNSFVYFSDPDGNGWALQEGPEGG; this is encoded by the coding sequence ATGGACTGGAAGCTCGAACTGGTGCCGGTTCCGGTCACGGATGTGGAGCGGGCCAAGCGTTTCTACAGCGAGCAGATGGGTTTTGCCGTCGATCACGACATGTGCGTCGGCGACGAGGCGCGCATTGTGCAGCTGACGCCGCCGGGGTCGGGCTGCTCGATCGTCATCGGCACGGGCGGTGGCGTCGTGGAGGTGCAGCCCGGTTCGCTGCAGGGGCTGCAATTGGTGGTCTCCGATGTTGCTGCGGCCCGCGCGCAACTGGTCGAACGGGGGGTGGCGGCGGGCCCCGTCCAGCACGTCGAAGACGGCGCGATGGCCGACGGCCCCGGCGGGGCATGGAACTCGTTCGTCTACTTCAGCGATCCGGATGGCAACGGCTGGGCGCTGCAGGAGGGGCCTGAGGGGGGCTGA
- a CDS encoding TetR/AcrR family transcriptional regulator: protein MIVAAALPLVAEYGAAVTTGQIARAAGIGEATIFRAFKDKDELLDACVAEAVGTDHVLRELASISLDEPLADRLAKAAEALRAHMERMGTVVGALHASGHLRGRGPGPDTQDGADTRDGADTRDGADSRDGADTQDGADSRDGADTRNGAGPPPDSRTRSFSALRNAVVELIEPDRAAFRLSPEKVAAAFLGMLFTRLQTPLPQAEAPLTPGELISVLLHGTLNAPGSAP from the coding sequence ATGATCGTCGCCGCCGCGCTACCGCTCGTGGCGGAGTACGGCGCGGCCGTCACCACCGGCCAGATCGCCCGCGCCGCCGGCATCGGGGAAGCCACGATCTTCCGGGCCTTCAAGGACAAGGACGAGCTACTGGACGCCTGCGTCGCCGAGGCGGTCGGCACCGACCATGTGCTGCGCGAACTGGCCTCGATCTCCCTGGACGAACCACTCGCCGACCGGCTGGCCAAGGCCGCCGAGGCGCTGCGTGCCCATATGGAGCGCATGGGCACCGTCGTTGGCGCCCTGCACGCCTCGGGGCACCTACGGGGCCGCGGGCCCGGTCCGGACACCCAGGACGGTGCGGACACCCGGGACGGCGCGGACACCCGGGACGGTGCGGACAGCCGGGACGGTGCGGACACCCAGGACGGTGCGGACAGCCGGGACGGTGCGGACACCCGGAACGGTGCGGGTCCGCCGCCGGACAGCCGGACGCGGTCCTTCTCCGCCCTGCGCAACGCCGTCGTCGAGCTGATCGAACCCGACCGGGCCGCCTTCCGCCTGAGCCCGGAGAAGGTCGCCGCCGCCTTTCTGGGCATGCTCTTCACCCGGCTGCAAACGCCGCTTCCGCAGGCCGAGGCACCGCTCACACCCGGCGAACTCATCTCCGTACTGCTGCACGGCACCCTCAACGCCCCCGGGAGCGCCCCATGA
- a CDS encoding aldo/keto reductase encodes MTTMNIPTRHLGELAVSAQGLGCMGMSHGYGESDDVQSAATINRALDLGVRLLDTADFYGAGHNEELIGRAIAGRRDEVVLATKFGFANRLGEPTAIRGDAAYVHEACDASLRRLGVDHIDLYYQHRVDPEVPIEETVGAMAELVTAGKVRHLGLSEASAATLRRAHAVHPIAALQSEWSLWTRDLEDEIAPVCRELGIGLVPFSPLGRGFLTGRYTSVKGLPESDVRRSQPRFADGNLEQNLAIVAKLDELAAEKGVSAGQLALAWVQHRGADVVPIPGTRRQKYLEENLGALAIELTTEELTAIDAAAPASQIAGTRYDAVSMTFVEG; translated from the coding sequence ATGACCACGATGAACATCCCGACACGGCACCTCGGTGAACTGGCCGTTTCCGCACAGGGGCTCGGCTGCATGGGCATGAGCCATGGCTACGGGGAGTCGGACGACGTGCAGTCGGCCGCGACCATCAACCGCGCGCTCGACCTCGGCGTCCGCCTCCTGGACACCGCCGATTTCTACGGTGCGGGGCACAACGAGGAGCTGATCGGCCGGGCCATCGCCGGACGGCGGGACGAGGTGGTGCTGGCGACGAAGTTCGGCTTCGCCAATCGCCTCGGTGAGCCGACCGCGATCCGGGGCGACGCCGCCTATGTACACGAGGCCTGCGACGCCTCGCTGCGCCGGCTCGGGGTCGACCACATCGACCTCTACTACCAGCACCGCGTCGACCCCGAGGTGCCGATCGAGGAGACCGTCGGTGCGATGGCCGAACTCGTCACGGCCGGCAAGGTCCGCCATCTCGGGCTCTCCGAGGCGAGTGCGGCGACGCTGCGCCGGGCGCATGCGGTGCATCCGATCGCCGCGCTGCAGAGCGAGTGGTCGCTGTGGACCCGCGATCTGGAGGACGAGATCGCACCGGTGTGCCGTGAACTCGGCATCGGTCTGGTGCCGTTCTCGCCGCTCGGCCGCGGTTTCCTGACCGGGCGCTACACCTCGGTGAAGGGGCTGCCGGAGTCCGATGTACGCCGCAGCCAGCCGCGCTTCGCCGACGGCAACCTGGAGCAGAACCTGGCCATCGTGGCGAAGCTCGACGAACTCGCCGCAGAGAAGGGCGTCAGCGCCGGACAGCTCGCCCTGGCCTGGGTACAGCACCGCGGGGCCGATGTCGTACCGATCCCCGGCACCCGCCGCCAGAAGTACCTCGAAGAGAACCTCGGCGCACTCGCCATCGAGCTGACCACAGAGGAACTCACCGCCATCGACGCGGCCGCCCCGGCATCCCAGATAGCCGGAACGCGGTATGACGCGGTCAGCATGACGTTCGTCGAGGGGTGA
- a CDS encoding winged helix-turn-helix domain-containing protein — protein sequence MTETHHGAHPRHALDEVIHAPVRFSIVATLAAADKAEFAFVRDTVEVSDSVLSRQVTTLEKAGYVAVTKGYVGKRPRTWLALTPAGRAAFAAHCQALRAIAGDGAGGA from the coding sequence GTGACCGAAACGCATCACGGGGCACATCCGCGTCATGCGCTCGACGAGGTGATTCACGCCCCGGTCCGCTTCTCCATCGTGGCGACCCTGGCGGCCGCCGACAAGGCCGAGTTCGCCTTCGTCCGCGACACCGTCGAGGTGAGCGACTCGGTCCTGTCGCGGCAGGTCACCACCCTGGAGAAGGCCGGCTATGTCGCCGTCACCAAGGGGTACGTCGGCAAGCGTCCGCGGACCTGGCTCGCCCTCACCCCCGCCGGCCGCGCCGCCTTCGCCGCACACTGCCAGGCGCTGCGGGCGATAGCGGGAGACGGAGCGGGCGGCGCCTGA
- a CDS encoding putative protein N(5)-glutamine methyltransferase, with amino-acid sequence MRPHPSSPPSSLSSSLAAPLHPPLCAPHSRSAVITALRAAGCVFAEDEAELLLSSARTADELAAMVERRVTGLPLEHVVGWAEFYGRRIAVDPGVFVPRRRTEFLVGQAVGLGRRAADRTGRPPVVVDLCCGSGAVGAVLADALDRIELYAADIEPAAVRCARRNVTPAGGDVYEGDLFDALPTGLRGRIDVLVANVPYVPTEEVGLLPPEAREHEPLVALDGGADGLDVLRRVTATAPQWLAPGGRLLVETSERQARHAVAAFTRNGLAPRVTSSEDLYATVIIGTRPAEGRA; translated from the coding sequence ATGCGGCCCCACCCTTCGTCACCTCCCTCCTCTCTCTCCTCGTCGCTCGCGGCACCCCTCCACCCGCCCCTCTGCGCACCGCACTCCCGATCCGCCGTCATCACCGCACTGCGCGCCGCCGGTTGTGTCTTCGCGGAGGACGAGGCGGAGCTGCTCCTCTCCTCCGCGCGTACCGCGGACGAACTCGCCGCCATGGTGGAGCGGCGCGTCACCGGCCTGCCCCTGGAACACGTCGTCGGCTGGGCGGAGTTCTACGGACGGCGGATCGCCGTCGATCCCGGCGTCTTCGTACCGCGCCGCCGCACCGAATTCCTCGTGGGCCAGGCCGTCGGCCTCGGTCGCCGGGCCGCCGACCGCACCGGGCGGCCCCCGGTCGTCGTCGACCTGTGTTGCGGATCCGGCGCGGTGGGCGCCGTACTTGCCGATGCCCTGGACCGGATCGAGCTGTACGCGGCGGACATCGAGCCCGCCGCGGTGCGCTGCGCCCGACGCAACGTCACTCCCGCCGGAGGTGACGTCTACGAGGGCGACCTCTTCGACGCACTGCCCACCGGGCTCCGGGGCCGCATCGACGTCCTGGTGGCCAACGTCCCCTACGTACCGACCGAGGAAGTCGGGCTCCTGCCGCCCGAAGCCCGTGAGCACGAGCCACTGGTGGCGCTCGATGGCGGCGCGGACGGGCTCGACGTCCTGCGACGGGTGACCGCGACCGCACCACAGTGGCTCGCACCAGGAGGCCGACTACTGGTCGAGACGAGCGAACGGCAGGCCCGGCATGCGGTGGCGGCATTCACCCGCAATGGGCTGGCTCCCAGGGTGACCAGCTCCGAGGATCTCTACGCCACGGTCATCATCGGGACCCGGCCCGCGGAGGGGCGGGCATAA
- a CDS encoding helix-turn-helix domain-containing protein: protein MASLNVGNLGEFLREQRRTAQLSLRQLADAAGVSNPYLSQIERGLRKPSAEILQQLAKALRISAETLYVQAGILDERHGLDGVEVQTAILTDPALNERQKQVLLQIYESFRKENGLGNGGKDAAASGHEDGRGTDTLATEADGGPHAT from the coding sequence ATGGCATCACTCAATGTCGGCAATCTCGGCGAGTTCCTGCGGGAGCAGCGGCGCACGGCGCAGCTGAGTCTGCGGCAGCTCGCGGATGCCGCCGGGGTGTCCAATCCGTACCTCAGCCAGATCGAGCGTGGCCTGCGCAAGCCGAGCGCGGAGATTCTGCAGCAGCTCGCGAAGGCGCTGCGGATATCCGCGGAGACGCTGTATGTCCAGGCCGGGATCCTGGACGAGCGGCACGGTCTGGACGGGGTCGAAGTGCAGACCGCGATACTCACCGACCCGGCGCTGAACGAGCGACAGAAGCAGGTCCTGCTGCAGATCTACGAGTCCTTCCGCAAGGAGAACGGGCTCGGGAATGGCGGCAAGGACGCCGCTGCGAGCGGACATGAGGACGGGCGCGGTACGGACACCCTCGCAACAGAGGCCGACGGCGGCCCGCACGCCACCTGA
- a CDS encoding DUF2516 family protein, giving the protein MLIYGFQSILSWVQLALGVYAAVMLIDAAVRREDAYRAASKQTKGMWLIFLALATALLFILPIMSFLPVIGVIAVIVYTVDVRPALREVSGGGRGPRRGGSSSDGPYGPYNGGR; this is encoded by the coding sequence GTGCTGATTTACGGGTTCCAGAGCATTCTGAGCTGGGTGCAGCTCGCCCTGGGCGTCTATGCCGCCGTGATGCTGATCGACGCGGCCGTACGGCGGGAGGACGCCTACCGCGCCGCGAGCAAGCAGACCAAGGGCATGTGGCTGATCTTCCTCGCGCTGGCCACGGCGCTGCTGTTCATTCTCCCGATCATGTCGTTCCTGCCGGTCATCGGCGTGATCGCGGTGATCGTCTACACCGTCGACGTCCGGCCCGCGCTCCGGGAGGTCTCCGGCGGTGGCCGCGGCCCGCGCCGCGGGGGCTCCAGCTCCGACGGGCCGTACGGGCCCTACAACGGCGGGCGCTGA
- a CDS encoding PP2C family protein-serine/threonine phosphatase, which produces MPVPVPHQRTVVLPHQAGPADDACAQSARVADTPGAGDATARGVGAPVAAGGRARTVPAEGYPETGQPQPAEQRLSADRGPLHQGLTLLLIGEDPNSHVPEMWDWAGRKVRLRTARNLTEAERLLTDDVHCILLDLPPAERTADRDTGVPGDELGMLRDVLRMATSHAVLVLTYETDAERAADAVRVGAQDYLFRDELDGAVLSRAVRYAVERKRADLAQRQLTESRMLAQENARLERGLLPTPLLDGSDLRFAACYRPGRSRALLGGDFYDTVRTPDGTVHAMIGDVCGHGPDEAALGVELRIAWRALTFAGLCGDELLATLQKVLEHERADDEIFATLCTVDISADGRRAGLCLAGHPAPLLARSGERPGLLPYEFGGPALGLLPNARWPRRQVELGGSWSLMMYTDGLIEGRIGKGNQRLGQDGMTELVSRQMAAGLSGEELLDASVREVRDLNGGELTDDVAVLLLDRR; this is translated from the coding sequence ATGCCCGTACCCGTACCGCACCAGCGGACGGTCGTGCTGCCGCACCAGGCAGGACCGGCGGACGACGCCTGCGCGCAGAGCGCGCGAGTCGCCGACACGCCGGGCGCGGGGGACGCGACGGCCCGGGGCGTCGGCGCCCCGGTGGCCGCCGGCGGCCGGGCCCGGACCGTCCCGGCCGAGGGCTACCCCGAGACCGGGCAGCCCCAGCCGGCCGAACAGCGACTTTCGGCCGACCGCGGACCGCTGCACCAGGGCCTGACCCTGCTCCTCATCGGCGAGGACCCCAACAGCCATGTCCCCGAGATGTGGGACTGGGCCGGCCGCAAGGTACGCCTGCGGACCGCCCGCAACCTCACCGAGGCCGAGCGGCTGCTCACCGACGACGTGCACTGCATCCTGCTCGACCTGCCCCCGGCGGAGCGCACCGCCGACCGTGACACCGGCGTCCCCGGCGACGAGCTGGGCATGCTGCGTGACGTACTGCGCATGGCGACCTCGCACGCCGTCCTCGTCCTCACCTACGAGACGGACGCCGAGCGCGCCGCCGACGCCGTCCGCGTCGGCGCCCAGGACTACCTCTTCCGTGACGAGCTGGACGGCGCGGTCCTCAGCCGCGCGGTCCGCTACGCCGTCGAACGCAAACGCGCCGACCTCGCCCAGCGCCAGCTCACCGAGTCGCGGATGCTCGCCCAGGAGAACGCCCGCCTGGAGCGCGGCCTCCTGCCCACACCCCTGCTCGACGGCTCCGACCTCCGGTTCGCCGCCTGCTACCGCCCCGGCCGCAGCCGCGCCCTGCTCGGCGGCGACTTCTACGACACCGTCCGCACCCCCGACGGCACCGTCCACGCGATGATCGGCGACGTCTGCGGCCACGGCCCCGACGAAGCCGCCCTCGGCGTCGAGCTGCGGATCGCCTGGCGCGCGCTGACCTTCGCCGGGCTCTGCGGCGACGAGCTGCTCGCCACCCTCCAGAAGGTGCTGGAGCACGAGCGCGCCGACGACGAGATCTTCGCGACGCTGTGCACCGTCGACATCTCCGCGGACGGCCGCCGCGCCGGACTGTGCCTGGCCGGCCACCCCGCCCCGCTGCTGGCCCGGTCCGGCGAGCGCCCCGGCCTGCTGCCGTACGAATTCGGCGGCCCGGCGCTCGGCCTGCTCCCGAACGCCCGCTGGCCGCGTCGGCAGGTAGAGCTGGGCGGCTCCTGGAGCCTGATGATGTACACCGACGGTCTGATCGAGGGCCGGATCGGCAAGGGCAACCAGCGCCTCGGCCAGGACGGCATGACCGAGCTGGTCAGCCGCCAGATGGCGGCGGGCCTCAGCGGTGAGGAACTGCTGGACGCCTCGGTCAGGGAGGTCCGCGATCTCAACGGCGGCGAGCTGACGGATGACGTGGCCGTGCTGTTGCTGGATCGGCGGTAG
- a CDS encoding C40 family peptidase, whose product MGLLGGTATAAYADDPKNPSADARRAGSAAAAADADARRLDDIRKKIDDLYRKAEKATDAYNAAEEQVGLQQKEIVRLARSIDHTQRKLTALKRQAGSLASAQYRGGGMPSEAKLMLDADPEGFLDKVTLARKGQLAAKRVIHQLGVLKGDLERYSDSATDRWEQLEANRKKKESARRDIKKKIDEAKLLESRLAVKEKDRLKKLEDEQAFNQQQKWLDSGVLKDISNKASAAGKKAISFATAQLGKDYVWGAEGPDTFDCSGLTLRAWQAGGHTIPRTSQEQWRQLPRIALRDMRPGDLIIYFSDASHVGMYLGDGAMVHAPRPGRQVTITGAGTMPILGVVRPDGAAGDDGAHHNGR is encoded by the coding sequence ATGGGGCTGCTCGGGGGGACGGCGACGGCCGCCTACGCCGATGACCCGAAGAACCCGTCGGCGGACGCGCGGCGGGCCGGAAGCGCCGCGGCCGCCGCGGACGCCGACGCCCGCCGCCTCGACGACATACGCAAGAAGATCGACGACCTCTACCGCAAGGCGGAAAAGGCCACCGACGCCTACAACGCCGCCGAGGAGCAGGTCGGGCTCCAGCAGAAGGAGATCGTCCGGCTGGCCCGCAGCATCGACCACACCCAGCGCAAGCTGACCGCCCTCAAGCGGCAGGCCGGCTCACTGGCCAGCGCCCAGTACCGCGGCGGCGGGATGCCCTCCGAGGCGAAACTGATGCTCGACGCCGACCCCGAAGGCTTTCTCGACAAGGTCACCCTGGCCCGGAAGGGACAACTGGCCGCCAAACGCGTGATACACCAACTCGGGGTGCTCAAGGGTGACTTGGAGCGGTATTCGGACTCCGCGACGGACCGCTGGGAGCAGCTGGAGGCGAACCGCAAGAAGAAGGAAAGCGCCCGGCGGGACATCAAGAAAAAGATCGACGAGGCAAAACTGCTGGAATCCCGGCTGGCCGTCAAGGAAAAGGACCGGCTGAAGAAGCTGGAGGACGAGCAGGCCTTCAACCAGCAGCAGAAGTGGCTCGACTCCGGCGTACTGAAAGACATCAGCAACAAAGCGTCGGCGGCCGGCAAGAAGGCGATTTCCTTCGCCACCGCACAGCTCGGCAAGGATTATGTGTGGGGCGCCGAGGGTCCGGACACCTTCGACTGCTCCGGGCTGACCCTGCGGGCCTGGCAGGCCGGTGGCCACACCATTCCGCGGACCTCACAGGAACAGTGGCGGCAGCTGCCCCGGATCGCCCTCCGGGATATGCGACCGGGCGATCTGATCATTTATTTCTCGGATGCCAGCCATGTCGGGATGTATCTCGGTGACGGCGCAATGGTGCATGCGCCGCGGCCCGGCCGGCAGGTGACGATCACCGGCGCCGGCACCATGCCGATCCTCGGCGTCGTCCGCCCCGACGGCGCCGCCGGCGACGATGGCGCGCATCACAACGGGCGATGA
- the pstS gene encoding phosphate ABC transporter substrate-binding protein PstS, which translates to MKLQRKNRVRALAVGALAVTGALALSACGSDDTSAGGGAAAKPSNIKCDGKGKLLASGSSAQKNAMDVWVQNYAGACKNTEINYQPTGSGAGVTTFLQGQTAFAGSDSALKPDEVTKSKQVCKGGQAIDLPMVGGPIAVGYNVPGVDNLVLDAKTLSKIFNSEIKKWNDPAIKQLNPGAKLPDLKIQPFHRSDDSGTTDNFTKYLKAAGGWKHEPAKKWEGEGGQAASGSSGVSSQVKQNSGAISYFELSYATASKIQTAKLNTGAKEPVEATVDNASKAISEASQVGKGDDLALKLNYTTKAEGAYPITLVTYEIACDKGNKAETLPATKSFLTYIASKDGQSALKQLGYAPLPTEIADKVRATVAKIS; encoded by the coding sequence GTGAAGCTTCAGCGCAAGAACCGGGTTCGCGCCCTCGCCGTTGGCGCTCTCGCGGTCACCGGTGCCCTGGCCCTGTCCGCGTGCGGCTCCGACGACACCAGCGCCGGTGGCGGTGCCGCCGCCAAGCCGTCGAACATCAAGTGTGACGGCAAGGGCAAGCTGCTCGCGTCCGGATCGTCCGCGCAGAAGAACGCCATGGACGTCTGGGTGCAGAACTACGCGGGCGCCTGCAAGAACACCGAGATCAACTACCAGCCGACGGGCTCCGGCGCCGGAGTCACCACCTTCCTGCAGGGCCAGACCGCCTTCGCCGGCTCCGACTCGGCCCTCAAGCCCGATGAGGTCACCAAGTCCAAGCAGGTCTGCAAGGGCGGCCAGGCCATTGACCTGCCGATGGTCGGCGGCCCGATCGCGGTCGGCTACAACGTCCCCGGCGTCGACAACCTGGTGCTGGACGCCAAGACGCTGTCGAAGATCTTCAACTCGGAGATCAAGAAGTGGAACGACCCGGCGATCAAGCAGCTGAACCCGGGCGCGAAGCTCCCGGACCTCAAGATCCAGCCGTTCCACCGCTCCGACGACTCGGGCACCACCGACAACTTCACCAAGTACCTCAAGGCCGCCGGTGGCTGGAAGCACGAGCCGGCGAAGAAGTGGGAGGGCGAGGGCGGCCAGGCGGCCTCCGGCTCGTCCGGTGTCTCCTCGCAGGTCAAGCAGAACAGCGGCGCGATCTCCTACTTCGAGCTGTCGTACGCCACGGCCAGCAAGATCCAGACGGCCAAGCTGAACACCGGCGCCAAGGAGCCGGTCGAGGCCACCGTCGACAACGCCTCTAAGGCCATCTCCGAGGCCAGCCAGGTCGGCAAGGGCGATGACCTGGCCCTGAAGCTCAACTACACCACCAAGGCCGAGGGCGCGTACCCGATCACCCTGGTGACGTACGAGATCGCCTGCGACAAGGGCAACAAGGCCGAGACGCTGCCCGCCACCAAGTCCTTCCTGACCTACATCGCCAGCAAGGACGGCCAGAGCGCGCTCAAGCAGCTCGGCTACGCCCCGCTGCCCACCGAGATCGCCGACAAGGTCCGCGCGACCGTCGCCAAGATCTCCTGA
- the pstC gene encoding phosphate ABC transporter permease subunit PstC — protein MNTASSTTDTPPPPHHDGRSAISGKAVRPGDRIFLGLSRGSGIALLVIMAAIAVFLSYRSVLAISGDKANFFTTLDWNASGLEPKFGIAVLAFGTVVSSVIAMIIAVPVAVGIALFISHYAPRKLSSLLGYVIDLLAAVPSIIYGLWGALFLVPHLTGLYTWLDDYLGWTGIFEYGGGAARSLFTVGILLAIMILPIVTSVSREVFLQVPKMHEEAALALGATRWEVIRMSVLPFGRSGVISASMLGLGRALGETMAVATVLSPSFLINASLLDPGGGTFAQNIASKFSEADQFGQDALIASGLVLFVITLLVNGAARLIIARRKEYSGAAA, from the coding sequence ATGAACACAGCCTCCTCCACAACCGACACCCCGCCCCCGCCACACCACGACGGCCGCTCCGCGATATCCGGCAAGGCCGTCCGCCCCGGCGACCGGATCTTCCTCGGGCTCTCCCGGGGCTCCGGTATCGCCCTCCTGGTGATCATGGCGGCCATCGCGGTCTTCCTCTCCTACCGCTCGGTGCTCGCCATCTCGGGCGACAAGGCCAACTTCTTCACCACGCTGGACTGGAACGCCAGCGGACTGGAGCCGAAGTTCGGCATCGCGGTACTCGCCTTCGGCACCGTCGTCAGCTCCGTGATCGCGATGATCATCGCGGTCCCGGTCGCGGTCGGCATCGCGCTGTTCATCTCGCACTACGCCCCGCGCAAGCTGTCCTCGCTGCTCGGCTACGTCATCGACCTGCTCGCCGCGGTGCCCAGCATCATCTACGGCCTGTGGGGCGCGCTCTTCCTCGTCCCGCATCTGACCGGCCTCTACACCTGGCTGGACGACTACCTCGGCTGGACCGGCATCTTCGAATACGGCGGCGGGGCGGCCCGTTCGCTGTTCACCGTCGGCATCCTGCTCGCGATCATGATCCTGCCGATCGTGACCAGCGTCAGCCGTGAGGTGTTCCTCCAGGTCCCGAAGATGCACGAGGAGGCCGCGCTGGCCCTCGGCGCCACCCGCTGGGAAGTCATCCGGATGTCGGTGCTCCCCTTCGGCCGCTCCGGCGTCATCAGCGCCTCCATGCTCGGCCTGGGCCGTGCGCTCGGCGAGACGATGGCCGTCGCCACGGTCCTCTCGCCCAGCTTCCTCATCAACGCCAGCCTGCTGGACCCGGGCGGCGGCACGTTCGCCCAGAACATCGCCAGCAAGTTCAGCGAGGCCGACCAGTTCGGCCAGGACGCCCTGATCGCCTCCGGTCTCGTCCTCTTCGTGATCACGCTGCTCGTCAACGGCGCGGCCCGCCTGATCATCGCCCGTCGCAAGGAGTACTCGGGAGCCGCCGCATGA